In the Engraulis encrasicolus isolate BLACKSEA-1 chromosome 9, IST_EnEncr_1.0, whole genome shotgun sequence genome, one interval contains:
- the rnf26 gene encoding E3 ubiquitin-protein ligase RNF26, producing the protein MGLVNVIFYTLGKCFEIVSFLLDLNFVIVHSLIRFLVASINFVHQLPMLVTNSVLECWNLSLVCLFTMSEGVSILTHNVAGGGQQLVGGVVECCKMVGYLASHVLLRTRDLLHRGLLSGHSVLKHVWEGFGIALSLILYLANTIVNLLLIGTQNMYTVFVGLCETALYPIQNIVELALTALSFLYSSLVGASIFLWTPCLLAAEFVASLCQVFFSIFLLNVYGLLFTLSVVAGATVYLNPEVSRRHFRRLAHYVNTVPSLRGLRGALRRLYVLERNLRQRLVLWDSSHIRLAARRLQRRVVVVAAAVRADGDGNVDAGTGDALPPVPPPPERREHDRDNAAGGGGGGGGAGDGQPAQDLARRPLAAASEPELGHHSSGVCQHKGAPDGSGDSCKASSSSSTPGVDSSLLSLLQEQEERKKCVICQDSFKTVVLLPCRHLCLCRDCTDILLTQPVYQRNCPLCRHMIFQTMDVYL; encoded by the coding sequence ATGGGCCTCGTCAATGTCATATTTTACACGCTAGGAAAATGCTTCGAGATCGTCAGCTTCCTGCTGGACCTGAACTTCGTCATAGTCCATTCCCTGATCCGGTTCCTCGTCGCCTCCATCAACTTCGTGCACCAGCTACCCATGCTGGTGACCAACTCTGTGCTGGAATGCTGGAACCTGAGCCTGGTGTGTCTCTTCACCATGTCCGAGGGGGTGTCTATACTCACTCACAACGTGGCTGGAGGAGGACAGCAGCTTGTGGGCGGTGTGGTGGAATGCTGCAAGATGGTGGGCTACCTCGCCTCCCACGTGCTCCTTCGAACCCGGGACTTGCTCCATCGAGGGCTGCTGTCAGGTCATAGCGTGCTGAAGCATGTCTGGGAAGGTTTTGGCATTGCCCTCAGCCTCATACTCTACTTAGCCAACACTATTGTCAACCTGCTGCTCATAGGCACGCAGAACATGTACACTGTGTTCGTGGGCCTTTGTGAGACGGCGCTCTATCCCATACAGAACATTGTGGAGCTCGCGTTAACGGCCCTCAGTTTCCTGTACAGCAGCCTGGTGGGAGCGTCCATCTTCCTGTGGACGCCGTGTCTTCTGGCCGCAGAGTTTGTGGCGTCCCTCTGCCAGGTCTTCTTCAGCATCTTCCTGCTCAACGTCTACGGTCTCCTCTTCACGCTGTCCGTTGTGGCGGGCGCCACCGTCTACCTGAATCCGGAGGTGTCCCGGAGGCACTTCCGCCGGCTGGCGCACTACGTCAACACTGTGCCTTCCCTGCGCGGCCTCAGGGGCGCGCTGCGGCGCCTCTACGTGCTGGAGAGGAACCTGCGCCAGAGGCTGGTTTTGTGGGACAGCAGCCACATTAGACTCGCTGCGCGGAGACTGCAgaggcgggtggtggtggtggcagcggcgGTGAGGGCTGATGGGGACGGGAATGTGGACGCTGGCACGGGGGACGCACTGCCACCGgtgccaccaccaccagagaggagagagcatgaCAGAGACAACgcagcaggtggtggtggtggtggtggtggtgcgggagACGGACAACCAGCACAAGATCTGGCACGCCGGCCCCTAGCTGCCGCATCTGAACCAGAACTGGGACATCACTCGTCTGGTGTATGTCAACACAAGGGGGCGCCAGATGGGAGCGGGGACTCCTGCAaagcctcctcttcttcctctactcCTGGGGTGGACTCCAGCCTGCTGTCGCTACTgcaggaacaggaggagaggaagaagtgtGTCATCTGCCAGGACAGCTTCAAGACAGTGGTGCTGCTGCCCTGTAGGCACCTGTGCCTGTGCAGAGACTGCACCGACATACTGCTCACCCAACCGGTGTACCAGAGGAACTGCCCACTCTGCAGACACATGATCTTCCAGACCATGGACGTGTACCTGTGA
- the c1qtnf5 gene encoding complement C1q tumor necrosis factor-related protein 5: MSVARKWCFCLFMALLATSSSELDDNKIPSLCSGSPGIPGAPGIHGSPGLPGRDGRDGRDAQAGYPGDKGDRGEPGEPGARGETGERGAEGQRGDKGENGECAVAPKSAFSAKLSDVRTMPVTTGSGEVAIRFDRIVLNEQGDYNAETGVFTCRVPGVYYFTVHATVYRASLQFDLMKNGFTLASYFQFFGNWSKPASLSGGTLVHLIPGDKVWVQMALGEYNGFYSSPKTDSTFTGFLVYSDWKNSAVFA, translated from the exons ATGTCAGTGGCCAGGAAATGGTGTTTCTGTTTGTTCATGGCGCTGCTGGCCACTTCGTCCTCCGAGCTGGATGACAACAAGATCCCCAGCCTGTGCTCGGGCAGCCCCGGCATCCCTGGAGCCCCGGGCATACACGGCAGCCCTGGGCTGCCCGGCAGAGATGGGCGTGACGGGCGCGACGCCCAGGCAGGGTATCccggggacaaaggggacagaggCGAACCAG GTGAGCCAGGTGCGAGGGGCGAGACAGGTGAGCGTGGCGCGGAGGGCCAGAGGGGTGATAAAGGAGAGAATGGGGAGTGTGCCGTGGCACCCAAATCGGCCTTCAGTGCCAAGCTGTCGGACGTGCGGACCATGCCTGTCACCACGGGCAGCGGGGAGGTCGCCATCCGTTTCGACCGCATCGTGCTGAATGAGCAAGGCGACTACAATGCAGAGACGGGGGTCTTCACCTGCCGCGTGCCCGGCGTCTACTACTTCACCGTCCACGCCACAGTGTACCGCGCCAGCCTGCAGTTCGACCTGATGAAGAACGGCTTCACGCTGGCCTCCTACTTCCAGTTCTTCGGCAACTGGTCCAAGCCGGCGTCGCTGTCCGGGGGCACGCTAGTGCACCTGATCCCTGGCGACAAGGTGTGGGTGCAGATGGCTCTCGGGGAGTACAATGGCTTCTACTCCAGCCCCAAGACAGACAGCACCTTCACAGGGTTCCTGGTGTACTCGGACTGGAAGAACTCGGCCGTGTTTGCCTAA